One Paraburkholderia aromaticivorans genomic region harbors:
- a CDS encoding LysR substrate-binding domain-containing protein — protein sequence MKYNQLRALVAIAQHGSIRAAAKTVCLSQPALTKAIREFEQELGVPLVTRSARGAQLTQYGQAVYARAKLILAEMQHAKDDVVMLSGQEGGTVSCAVTPLVSLKYLSRAIHTFRQRMPKTRLSVQEGFLTAALARLRDGSLDFVIAIVDEKKLAPEFMFRSLLDGELIISARKGHPLANAQSIADLEGADWMLNTTPESIGQSLQDFFVQHGATAPRVVVECSSFSASFSLSVNSNLLSCCPKSFLETDWIRERIVSVPVREALPRVSVGIISRRDALNTSACDYLIDCFVEAVASAPLFQFDTDRADVV from the coding sequence GTGAAATACAACCAGTTGCGCGCTTTAGTGGCGATTGCCCAGCACGGCAGCATCCGAGCTGCGGCCAAGACGGTGTGCCTGTCCCAGCCCGCGTTGACCAAAGCGATCCGCGAGTTCGAACAGGAATTGGGCGTGCCGCTCGTGACGCGCAGCGCGCGTGGCGCACAGCTCACGCAGTACGGTCAGGCCGTCTACGCGCGGGCGAAACTCATCCTCGCCGAGATGCAGCATGCGAAAGACGATGTGGTGATGCTGTCCGGTCAGGAGGGCGGCACGGTCTCGTGCGCGGTCACGCCGCTGGTGTCGTTGAAGTACCTGTCGCGCGCGATCCATACGTTCCGGCAGCGCATGCCGAAGACGCGGCTCTCGGTTCAGGAGGGTTTTCTGACCGCCGCCCTTGCGCGGCTGCGTGATGGCTCGTTGGATTTCGTCATTGCGATCGTCGATGAAAAGAAGCTCGCGCCGGAGTTCATGTTTCGTTCATTGCTCGACGGCGAACTGATTATCTCGGCGCGCAAGGGGCATCCGTTGGCGAACGCGCAGTCGATCGCGGATCTGGAGGGCGCTGACTGGATGCTGAACACGACACCCGAAAGCATCGGCCAGTCGTTGCAGGATTTTTTCGTGCAGCATGGGGCGACTGCGCCGCGCGTGGTAGTGGAGTGCAGCTCGTTCAGCGCGAGCTTTTCGCTGTCGGTCAACAGCAATCTTCTCTCGTGCTGCCCGAAGAGTTTTCTGGAGACCGACTGGATTCGCGAGCGCATCGTCTCGGTGCCGGTGCGTGAAGCGTTGCCGCGCGTGTCGGTGGGGATCATCTCGCGGCGCGACGCATTGAATACGTCGGCCTGCGATTATCTGATCGACTGTTTCGTCGAAGCTGTCGCGTCAGCGCCGCTTTTCCAGTTCGACACCGATCGCGCGGACGTGGTTTGA